One genomic segment of Cohaesibacter gelatinilyticus includes these proteins:
- a CDS encoding HypC/HybG/HupF family hydrogenase formation chaperone, producing MCMGIPMKVREVGFGYAVCDDRGAERIIDTMLVGEVKQDDWLLVFIDAAREVIAEEDALKIRDALKAVQLAMIGDGNLDHLFADLTNVAPAQSDK from the coding sequence ATGTGCATGGGAATCCCAATGAAGGTGCGGGAAGTCGGCTTCGGTTATGCGGTTTGCGATGATCGCGGTGCCGAGCGCATCATCGACACCATGCTGGTGGGCGAAGTGAAACAGGATGACTGGCTGCTTGTTTTCATTGATGCCGCTCGTGAAGTGATAGCCGAAGAAGACGCCCTGAAAATCCGCGATGCCTTGAAGGCGGTGCAATTGGCCATGATTGGCGATGGCAATCTGGATCATCTCTTTGCCGATCTGACCAATGTTGCACCCGCCCAATCAGACAAATGA
- a CDS encoding hydrogenase expression/formation protein encodes MSKDLIPPAFGSQGLGSGLGVGLGNSSAALSSGFGVGPGSQPVDEDGMELDYMEMPREMATFDPPIAPEPEDTTGMIAGKAKLEELLVALNAYKVGGAKGKVDISELTSTDLGLINQILGEGEVSIVCGSNIQAQESVLAGVWRVLTHDDNGALIRDEIEVADYPACVEQAVFAEAQTSVGDVDAQLPPGIFNAPSLISELQDKQGNYKSGDVVHSINLTLLPQTEEDLAYLDNKLGKGKVVILSRGYGNCRVSSTGTKNIWWVQYYNSQDAIILNSIEVIDVPDVVCAAQEDIEDSAERLEEILVIYRDGGETQ; translated from the coding sequence ATGTCTAAGGATTTGATCCCCCCCGCTTTTGGCTCACAAGGCCTTGGTTCCGGTTTGGGTGTTGGTTTGGGCAACAGCTCGGCAGCTCTTTCTTCTGGCTTTGGTGTCGGCCCCGGCTCGCAACCGGTCGATGAAGACGGTATGGAGCTGGACTATATGGAAATGCCGCGCGAAATGGCGACTTTTGATCCGCCAATCGCACCGGAGCCAGAAGACACGACCGGCATGATTGCTGGCAAAGCCAAGCTCGAAGAGCTGTTGGTTGCTTTGAACGCCTATAAAGTGGGCGGTGCAAAGGGTAAAGTTGATATTTCCGAATTGACCTCCACTGATCTTGGCCTGATCAATCAGATCCTTGGTGAAGGCGAGGTATCCATCGTCTGCGGCTCCAATATTCAGGCACAAGAATCTGTGCTGGCTGGTGTCTGGCGGGTGTTGACCCACGATGACAATGGCGCCCTGATCCGTGACGAGATCGAGGTTGCCGATTATCCCGCTTGCGTGGAGCAGGCTGTTTTTGCAGAAGCACAGACAAGTGTTGGTGATGTGGATGCACAATTGCCACCGGGAATCTTCAACGCGCCGTCACTGATCTCTGAACTTCAAGACAAGCAAGGCAATTATAAGTCAGGCGATGTGGTGCATAGCATCAATCTCACCCTGTTGCCGCAGACCGAGGAAGATCTGGCCTATCTCGACAATAAACTCGGCAAGGGCAAGGTGGTGATCCTGTCCCGTGGCTATGGCAATTGTCGTGTTTCCTCTACCGGCACGAAGAATATCTGGTGGGTGCAATATTATAACAGCCAGGACGCCATCATCCTCAATTCCATTGAGGTGATCGATGTGCCGGACGTTGTTTGCGCCGCGCAGGAAGATATTGAAGACAGCGCCGAGCGTCTGGAAGAGATCCTTGTTATCTATCGTGATGGCGGAGAGACGCAATGA
- a CDS encoding rubredoxin, producing MSEQQPGLNMSFSGGSFGGDLSKLSDDSVLECKICWHVYDPKHGDDVWQIPAGTPFSQLPEHWACPNCDGAREDFMVVDQA from the coding sequence ATGAGCGAGCAGCAACCCGGCCTCAATATGTCTTTTTCCGGCGGCTCCTTTGGCGGTGATCTCTCAAAATTGAGCGATGATAGTGTGCTGGAATGCAAGATCTGCTGGCATGTTTATGATCCCAAACATGGGGATGATGTCTGGCAAATTCCGGCAGGGACCCCCTTCTCTCAGTTGCCTGAGCATTGGGCTTGTCCCAATTGCGATGGTGCACGTGAAGATTTCATGGTGGTGGATCAGGCCTGA
- a CDS encoding hydrogenase-1 expression HyaE has protein sequence MDFSPLTTSIIEREQIAILNEDNMADFLAENGDVILMICGDHERLMEVNDAAVILPELVKASNGLLTPAVVERGFERDVQRRYRFSSFPSFVFLRDGGYLGSLSRVLDWSDYITEINAILAKEPSEPPAFKIRGFETPAKIETGATNGTAVAPKPEKSMTDRLIEEGADNV, from the coding sequence ATGGACTTTTCTCCCTTAACGACCAGCATCATCGAGCGAGAACAGATCGCCATATTGAACGAAGACAATATGGCTGACTTTCTGGCCGAGAATGGCGACGTGATCCTGATGATCTGTGGCGACCATGAGCGGCTGATGGAAGTCAATGATGCTGCCGTGATCTTGCCCGAACTGGTGAAAGCATCCAATGGATTGCTGACCCCGGCTGTGGTGGAGCGTGGTTTTGAGCGTGATGTGCAGCGCCGCTATCGCTTCAGTTCCTTCCCGTCCTTTGTGTTCTTGCGCGATGGTGGCTATCTCGGCTCCCTCTCCCGTGTGCTGGATTGGTCCGACTATATCACCGAGATCAATGCCATCCTGGCCAAGGAGCCAAGTGAGCCGCCCGCTTTCAAAATTCGTGGCTTCGAGACGCCAGCCAAGATTGAGACTGGCGCGACAAACGGCACGGCCGTTGCACCAAAACCAGAAAAAAGCATGACAGATCGCCTGATCGAAGAAGGAGCAGACAATGTCTAA